From the genome of Halorussus caseinilyticus, one region includes:
- a CDS encoding PQQ-dependent sugar dehydrogenase — translation MERRAYLRSLTATVGAVGVAGCLRTAGDEPTTTTDQPTFRTETVTMELEVPWGAAFAPGGDLYLTERPGRVQRVAHENGRKEQVADLTDDVAARGEGGLLGLELDPDDPDIAYTYQTYESAEGLANRVVRHRVSEGFARESVVFDDIPAASIHDGGRLAFGPEGALYVTTGDASRGSLARDRDSLAGKVLRLTPDGEPHPDNPFGNAVFTYGHRNPQGLAWREGTLFGTEHGPSTDDEINVLRAGENYGWPETMGPTDGDRFTDPIAAYTPTIAPGSAAFYRGPIDDWDGDFFFGTLAGTHLHRVRIDDENRVVAQQRLLDGRYGRLRTVFTGPDDHLYVTTSNRDGRGTPAPQDDRVLRIQPA, via the coding sequence ATGGAGCGGCGCGCCTACCTTCGGTCGCTGACGGCGACGGTGGGAGCGGTCGGAGTCGCGGGATGCCTGCGGACCGCCGGAGACGAACCGACCACGACCACCGACCAACCCACGTTCCGCACCGAGACGGTGACGATGGAACTGGAGGTGCCGTGGGGCGCGGCGTTCGCGCCGGGCGGCGACCTCTATCTCACCGAGCGTCCCGGCCGAGTCCAGCGCGTCGCCCACGAGAACGGCCGCAAGGAACAGGTCGCGGACCTCACCGACGACGTTGCCGCACGCGGCGAGGGCGGCCTGCTCGGGTTGGAACTCGACCCCGACGACCCCGACATCGCGTACACCTACCAGACCTACGAGAGCGCCGAGGGACTCGCCAATCGGGTCGTGCGCCACCGCGTCTCCGAGGGATTCGCCCGCGAGTCCGTCGTCTTCGACGACATCCCGGCCGCGTCAATCCACGACGGCGGCCGCCTCGCGTTCGGTCCGGAGGGTGCGCTCTACGTCACGACCGGTGACGCGAGCAGGGGGAGTCTCGCGCGGGACCGCGACTCGCTCGCGGGGAAGGTTCTCAGACTGACTCCCGACGGCGAACCGCACCCGGACAACCCCTTCGGGAACGCCGTGTTCACCTACGGCCACCGGAACCCGCAGGGACTCGCGTGGCGCGAGGGCACCCTCTTCGGCACGGAACACGGTCCCTCGACCGACGACGAAATCAACGTCCTCCGGGCCGGGGAAAACTACGGGTGGCCCGAGACGATGGGACCGACTGACGGCGACCGGTTCACCGACCCCATCGCGGCCTACACGCCGACCATCGCGCCCGGAAGCGCCGCGTTCTATCGCGGGCCAATCGACGACTGGGACGGCGACTTCTTCTTCGGGACGCTCGCCGGGACTCACCTCCACCGGGTTCGGATAGACGACGAGAACCGAGTCGTGGCCCAACAGCGACTGCTCGACGGGCGGTACGGCCGACTTCGGACCGTCTTCACCGGTCCGGACGACCACCTCTACGTCACGACCAGCAACCGGGACGGCAGGGGAACGCCCGCGCCCCAAGACGACCGAGTACTTCGGATTCAGCCCGCGTGA
- a CDS encoding DUF7123 family protein, translated as MSATTQPSDAPEPQSKEQRLKQFLRSKADDGEMYFKSKFIADEVGLSAKEIGALMVKLKDSATDLEIEKWSYTSATTWRVCSA; from the coding sequence ATGAGCGCAACTACCCAGCCCTCCGACGCCCCCGAACCACAATCCAAGGAACAGCGCCTCAAGCAGTTCCTCCGGAGCAAGGCCGACGACGGGGAGATGTACTTCAAGAGCAAGTTCATCGCGGACGAAGTTGGTCTCTCCGCCAAGGAGATTGGCGCGCTGATGGTGAAACTCAAGGACTCGGCCACCGACCTCGAAATCGAGAAGTGGTCGTACACGTCCGCGACGACGTGGCGCGTCTGCTCGGCGTAA
- a CDS encoding molybdopterin synthase, translated as MHVLSVVGPDAAAQAVADRLAGRFGEDGRVAEIHRTGTNVEPHDGPAAARYEFTEDGWSGSGRDRSLSDLLADLAPDHDYALLVGFPDADAPRVVVGDGGPASVSATESVSTGEVLVRADDAAGVDPAEVRSALAETDPYETLESLVAEAKRSEDAPYSGAIATFTGRVRAKENDDDDPTEFLEFEKYEGVADERMAAISAELEERDGVFEVVMHHRTGVIEYGEDIVFVVVLAGHRDEAFRTVRDGIDRLKDEVPLFKKEVTTDEQFWVHERP; from the coding sequence ATGCACGTACTGAGCGTCGTCGGTCCCGACGCGGCGGCGCAAGCGGTCGCCGACCGACTGGCGGGTCGCTTCGGCGAAGACGGCCGCGTCGCGGAGATTCACCGGACCGGGACGAACGTCGAACCGCACGACGGCCCCGCGGCCGCGAGGTACGAGTTCACCGAGGATGGCTGGTCGGGTTCGGGCCGCGACCGGTCGCTGTCGGACCTGCTCGCGGACCTCGCGCCCGACCACGACTACGCGCTTCTCGTCGGCTTTCCCGACGCCGACGCGCCGCGGGTAGTCGTCGGCGACGGTGGACCCGCGTCCGTCTCCGCCACCGAATCCGTTTCCACCGGGGAAGTGCTGGTTCGCGCCGACGACGCCGCGGGCGTGGACCCCGCCGAAGTCCGGTCGGCGCTCGCCGAGACCGACCCCTACGAGACGCTCGAATCGCTGGTCGCCGAGGCCAAGCGGTCCGAGGACGCGCCCTACTCCGGCGCTATCGCCACGTTCACCGGCCGGGTTCGCGCCAAGGAGAACGACGACGACGACCCGACCGAGTTCCTCGAATTCGAGAAGTACGAGGGAGTCGCAGACGAGCGAATGGCGGCCATCAGCGCCGAACTGGAGGAGCGCGATGGCGTCTTCGAGGTGGTGATGCACCACCGAACCGGCGTCATCGAGTACGGCGAGGACATCGTGTTCGTCGTCGTGTTGGCGGGCCACCGCGACGAGGCGTTTCGGACGGTCCGCGACGGTATCGACCGCCTCAAGGACGAAGTGCCGTTGTTCAAGAAAGAGGTCACGACCGACGAGCAGTTCTGGGTCCACGAGCGCCCGTAG
- the pyrH gene encoding UMP kinase yields the protein MKVVVSIGGSVLAPDLGSERVRDHADVIEDLAAEGCTVGTVVGGGGVAREYIASARELGANEIELDDIGIDVTRLNARLLIAALSEQAAPSPPEDYESAGAAMHRGDIAVMGGVTPGQTTDAVSAALAEYTNADLLVYATSVPGVFSDDPNEDPDAKKYDELNAGELVDVIAGLEMNAGSSAPVDLLAAKLIERSGVRTIVLDGTEPERIADAVRYGDHDGTDIVPEGADDQMTYWVRDEQE from the coding sequence ATGAAAGTAGTCGTCTCTATCGGCGGGAGCGTACTCGCTCCGGACCTCGGTTCCGAACGCGTACGCGACCACGCCGACGTAATAGAGGACCTCGCCGCCGAAGGCTGTACCGTCGGAACCGTCGTCGGGGGCGGTGGCGTCGCACGCGAGTACATCGCCAGTGCCCGCGAGTTGGGAGCCAACGAGATAGAACTCGACGACATCGGCATCGACGTGACGCGACTCAACGCCCGCCTGCTCATCGCGGCGCTGTCCGAACAGGCCGCCCCGAGTCCGCCCGAGGACTACGAGTCGGCGGGTGCGGCGATGCATCGGGGCGACATCGCCGTCATGGGCGGCGTGACCCCCGGCCAGACCACCGACGCCGTGAGCGCCGCGCTCGCGGAGTACACCAACGCCGACCTGCTGGTCTACGCGACCAGCGTGCCCGGCGTGTTCAGCGACGACCCCAACGAGGACCCCGACGCGAAGAAGTACGACGAACTCAACGCCGGGGAACTCGTGGACGTGATTGCGGGTCTGGAGATGAACGCCGGGAGTTCCGCGCCGGTGGACCTGCTCGCCGCGAAGCTCATCGAGCGGTCGGGCGTGCGCACCATCGTCTTGGACGGCACCGAACCCGAGCGCATCGCCGACGCGGTGCGGTACGGCGACCACGACGGCACCGACATCGTGCCCGAGGGCGCGGACGACCAGATGACCTACTGGGTCCGAGACGAGCAAGAATGA
- the lysS gene encoding lysine--tRNA ligase has translation MSDDATEPTDARQMHDDDDPYVLQGPQPHAFWAESVAERILDRNPDDPIVIKGGISPSGVPHLGNMNEIVRGYFVAEALRKRGREVRQVFTADDRDPLRKLPRKLADLDGNIVELGDVNAGALGRNLGKPYTEIPDPFGCCDSYGEHFSNLIERSARLLGIPVEMVSNTELYESGEFEDATRYVLEHREKAREVLGHYQDKVDEEYVPFNPICDECGKITETVTAVNTDEGTVEYRCTDMEAGDQTIEGCGHEGTATFREGKLPWRFEWPAQWEVLGVDHEPFGKDHAEGSWPSGSDVARNVFEIEPPVPMAYEWFTLDGEAFSSSSGHVVMVQDVLEMIEPEVLRYFFTKDPSKARDFSVEHFDHLVDDFDAFERTYYGEDDRDDSDADEKAAEIASAAYPPTIRPTLAARFDADGAPILDPEDKSVPVTDDRRAQLDELADDEFSGRVRLPYTFAAVLGMTDDPDLRESIARREGHVPDDAPEWVTEFALSRVERAREWARRTGNEFDYELKRAEMPDVDVDADTEAALDELADFVADHDDPDEIQGEIYETAKRHDIDIGDFFSVGYRLFFDDEQGPKLGPFLAKLDREFVLTRLRREG, from the coding sequence ATGAGCGACGACGCGACCGAACCCACCGACGCCCGCCAGATGCACGACGACGACGACCCCTACGTCCTCCAAGGCCCGCAACCCCACGCGTTCTGGGCCGAGTCGGTCGCCGAGAGGATTCTGGACCGGAACCCCGACGACCCAATCGTCATCAAGGGCGGTATCTCGCCGTCCGGCGTCCCGCACCTCGGAAACATGAACGAAATCGTCCGGGGCTACTTCGTCGCCGAAGCCCTCAGAAAACGCGGCCGTGAGGTCCGGCAGGTGTTCACCGCCGACGACCGCGACCCACTGCGCAAACTCCCCCGAAAGCTGGCCGACTTGGACGGCAACATCGTGGAGTTAGGCGACGTGAACGCGGGTGCGCTCGGCCGGAACCTCGGCAAGCCCTACACCGAGATTCCCGACCCCTTCGGGTGCTGTGACTCCTACGGCGAACACTTCTCGAATCTCATCGAGCGGAGCGCCCGACTGCTGGGCATCCCCGTCGAGATGGTCTCGAACACCGAACTCTACGAGTCGGGCGAGTTCGAGGACGCGACCCGCTACGTCCTCGAACACCGCGAGAAGGCCCGCGAAGTTCTCGGCCACTATCAGGACAAGGTGGACGAGGAGTACGTCCCGTTCAACCCCATCTGCGACGAGTGCGGCAAGATTACCGAGACCGTGACCGCGGTCAACACCGACGAGGGTACCGTCGAGTACCGCTGTACGGACATGGAGGCTGGCGACCAGACCATCGAAGGCTGTGGACACGAGGGCACCGCCACCTTCCGGGAGGGCAAACTCCCGTGGCGCTTCGAGTGGCCCGCCCAGTGGGAGGTGCTGGGCGTGGACCACGAACCGTTCGGCAAGGACCACGCCGAAGGGTCGTGGCCCAGCGGTTCCGACGTGGCCCGCAACGTCTTCGAAATCGAACCGCCGGTTCCGATGGCCTACGAGTGGTTCACCCTCGATGGCGAGGCGTTCTCGTCGTCGTCGGGCCACGTCGTGATGGTCCAAGACGTGCTGGAGATGATAGAACCCGAGGTCCTGCGGTACTTCTTCACGAAGGACCCGAGCAAGGCGCGGGACTTCAGCGTCGAACACTTCGACCACCTCGTGGACGACTTCGACGCCTTCGAGCGCACCTACTACGGCGAGGACGACCGCGACGACTCCGACGCCGACGAGAAGGCCGCCGAAATCGCGTCTGCGGCCTACCCGCCGACGATTCGGCCGACGCTCGCGGCCCGGTTCGACGCCGACGGCGCGCCGATTCTCGACCCCGAAGACAAGAGCGTGCCCGTCACCGACGACCGGCGCGCGCAACTGGACGAACTCGCGGACGACGAGTTCAGTGGGCGCGTCCGCCTGCCCTACACTTTCGCGGCGGTCCTCGGCATGACCGACGACCCGGACCTCCGCGAGAGCATCGCCCGGCGCGAGGGCCACGTCCCCGACGACGCCCCCGAGTGGGTCACGGAGTTTGCGCTCTCGCGGGTCGAGCGAGCGCGCGAGTGGGCGCGGCGAACGGGCAACGAGTTTGACTACGAACTCAAGCGCGCCGAGATGCCCGACGTGGACGTAGACGCCGACACCGAGGCGGCGCTGGACGAACTCGCCGACTTCGTGGCGGACCACGACGACCCCGACGAGATTCAGGGCGAAATCTACGAGACCGCAAAGCGCCACGACATCGACATCGGCGACTTCTTCTCGGTGGGCTACCGCCTCTTTTTCGACGACGAGCAGGGTCCGAAACTCGGCCCGTTCCTCGCCAAACTCGACCGAGAGTTCGTGCTGACTCGACTCCGGCGCGAGGGGTGA
- a CDS encoding site-2 protease family protein, which translates to MNTLVWVLVGIAVYWLGVLVLDSQGLLPSYVGTQGPILTVHTQRGKQFLDRLARPKRLWRAWGNFGLGIALVVMVGTFLLLVVQAVAVVRNPPPATAATQPQNVLVIPGVNQFLPLSVAPEILFGLLVGLVVHEGGHGLMCRVEDIEIESMGIAALALLPVGAFVEPDEESRANADRGGQSRMFAAGVTNNFAVTLVAFVLLFGPVVGSIAVAPGAAVGGVMPGSAADDAGLSAGDRIVSVGDTAVGNNDELDATLSKAEDRSVEVTLASGETTTIERSLLVTGIYTNSPFAGSIGEGATIAAVNGTTVHTEGEFHRAVANRTVATVETGDGTTATGPIGALATVRPDRAAANAEMPTEGSVVITSIEGTRVRNSSELGTTLDRYDPDQRVTVEAYVNGSVESYDVRLGGNDGDAMLGIYVMQGTSGVSVNGFGVQLYPAGQYLDLLGGKFGDFVGGIGGPVVSFLSGVLGVLLLPFASVSLGATYNFAGFVAWNGGFYTAAGGPLSFLGDWGLFVLANVLFWTGWVNLNLGFFNCIPAFPLDGGHILRTSTEAVVSRLPTSQGRQLTTMVTTTIGLVMLVSLLLMVFGPQLLSG; encoded by the coding sequence ATGAATACGCTCGTGTGGGTTCTCGTCGGAATTGCGGTCTACTGGCTCGGGGTATTGGTCCTCGACTCGCAGGGCCTCCTGCCGTCGTACGTCGGCACGCAGGGGCCGATTCTGACCGTTCACACCCAGCGCGGCAAGCAGTTCCTCGACAGACTCGCCCGACCCAAGCGGTTGTGGCGCGCGTGGGGGAACTTCGGACTCGGAATCGCGCTGGTCGTGATGGTCGGCACGTTCCTCCTCCTCGTCGTGCAGGCCGTCGCAGTCGTTCGGAATCCGCCGCCCGCGACCGCGGCGACCCAACCGCAGAACGTCCTCGTGATTCCGGGCGTCAACCAGTTCCTCCCGCTGTCGGTCGCGCCCGAAATCCTGTTCGGCCTGCTAGTCGGTCTGGTCGTCCACGAGGGCGGCCACGGCCTGATGTGTCGAGTCGAGGACATCGAAATCGAGTCGATGGGGATTGCGGCCCTCGCGCTTCTGCCGGTCGGCGCGTTCGTGGAACCCGACGAGGAGAGTCGGGCGAACGCCGACCGGGGCGGCCAGAGTCGAATGTTCGCCGCGGGCGTCACCAACAACTTCGCGGTGACGCTGGTCGCGTTCGTCCTGCTGTTCGGCCCGGTCGTCGGGTCCATCGCCGTCGCGCCCGGCGCGGCAGTCGGCGGCGTCATGCCGGGGTCGGCCGCCGACGACGCCGGTCTGTCGGCGGGCGACCGCATCGTCTCGGTCGGCGACACCGCAGTCGGGAACAACGACGAACTCGACGCCACGCTCTCGAAGGCCGAGGACCGCTCGGTCGAAGTGACCTTAGCCAGCGGCGAAACCACGACCATCGAGCGGTCGCTCCTCGTCACCGGCATCTACACCAACTCGCCGTTCGCCGGGAGCATCGGCGAGGGCGCGACCATCGCCGCGGTCAACGGCACGACGGTCCACACCGAAGGCGAGTTCCACCGAGCGGTCGCCAACCGCACGGTAGCGACCGTCGAAACCGGCGACGGGACGACTGCGACCGGACCTATCGGTGCGCTTGCGACGGTTCGACCCGACCGAGCGGCCGCGAACGCCGAGATGCCGACCGAGGGGTCGGTCGTCATCACGTCCATCGAGGGCACCCGCGTCCGCAACTCCTCGGAACTCGGCACCACGCTGGACCGGTACGACCCCGACCAGCGCGTGACCGTCGAAGCCTACGTCAACGGGAGCGTCGAGAGTTACGACGTGCGACTCGGCGGGAACGACGGGGACGCCATGCTCGGCATCTACGTCATGCAGGGGACCAGCGGCGTCTCGGTCAACGGGTTCGGCGTCCAACTCTACCCCGCAGGTCAGTACTTGGACCTGTTGGGCGGCAAGTTCGGCGACTTCGTGGGCGGCATCGGCGGCCCGGTCGTCTCGTTCCTCTCGGGCGTCCTCGGGGTACTGTTGCTCCCGTTCGCCAGCGTCTCGCTCGGCGCGACCTACAACTTTGCCGGGTTCGTCGCGTGGAACGGCGGCTTTTACACCGCCGCGGGCGGTCCGCTGTCGTTCCTCGGCGACTGGGGCCTGTTCGTGCTGGCGAACGTGCTGTTCTGGACCGGATGGGTGAACCTCAACCTCGGCTTTTTCAACTGCATCCCGGCGTTCCCCCTCGACGGCGGCCACATCCTCCGGACGAGTACCGAGGCGGTGGTTTCGCGGTTGCCGACGAGTCAGGGCCGCCAACTGACCACGATGGTCACGACGACAATCGGTCTCGTGATGCTCGTGAGTCTGCTGTTGATGGTGTTTGGCCCGCAACTGCTGTCGGGATAG
- a CDS encoding twin-arginine translocation signal domain-containing protein — MTKKEELTDSFSNVSRRDALKKLGAAGAALTVSSSVAAADSGRGRTLRPSTSGIEALSEAAVTVTEDANVRVEMSGTKRAGVSAAKGYRVELNDAQTESGRPTPQQAKATVVPLPESELPAQKSDRQTELSSSKTRTDTATEDDGIGTLSHGGGDSESDYEGGVWARTEDPIDITVTKTNHRIEWTTSGGETDWVGRKYDANAYRVESPPAPPSPGKNASIWHVDDSGFYSPDWSGYDVDSEVYADYYNWTWSYDTNKTTSHHRVTAVGNPDGSLDWSTSHWHTGEDATALRVDAGIYGNY, encoded by the coding sequence ATGACTAAAAAAGAGGAATTAACGGATAGTTTTTCTAACGTCTCTCGGCGAGACGCGTTGAAGAAGTTGGGGGCCGCGGGTGCCGCCCTGACCGTTTCGTCTAGCGTCGCGGCCGCCGACTCCGGTCGAGGACGGACACTTCGACCTTCGACGAGCGGTATCGAGGCGCTGAGCGAAGCCGCAGTGACCGTGACCGAAGACGCCAACGTCCGCGTCGAGATGTCCGGGACGAAGCGCGCTGGCGTCAGTGCGGCGAAGGGCTACCGCGTCGAACTGAACGACGCTCAGACCGAGAGCGGACGGCCGACTCCACAGCAGGCGAAAGCGACGGTGGTTCCGCTCCCCGAGTCGGAGCTTCCGGCACAGAAGAGCGACCGACAGACCGAGCTTTCGAGTTCGAAGACGCGCACCGACACCGCCACCGAAGACGACGGTATCGGAACGCTGAGCCACGGCGGTGGCGATAGCGAAAGCGACTACGAAGGCGGTGTTTGGGCACGTACTGAGGACCCCATCGACATCACGGTCACGAAGACGAACCACCGAATCGAGTGGACCACCAGCGGCGGCGAGACCGACTGGGTGGGCCGCAAGTACGACGCGAACGCGTACCGAGTGGAGTCGCCTCCGGCACCACCGAGTCCCGGCAAGAACGCGTCCATCTGGCACGTCGACGACTCGGGCTTCTACTCTCCCGACTGGTCGGGCTACGATGTCGATAGCGAGGTGTACGCCGACTACTACAACTGGACGTGGAGTTACGACACCAACAAGACGACATCCCACCACCGCGTCACGGCCGTCGGTAATCCCGATGGCTCTCTCGACTGGAGTACGAGTCACTGGCACACCGGAGAAGACGCGACGGCGCTCCGCGTCGACGCCGGAATCTACGGTAACTACTGA